Within Gavia stellata isolate bGavSte3 chromosome 12, bGavSte3.hap2, whole genome shotgun sequence, the genomic segment gcccagcagccccagccctgccagggatGGACACCAGTCTCCCGTGTCTCTCACTGACACTCTcggtccctctgtccctgccttctctgcagccctgcggtGCATCCCCTTTGTGAGAATGACGCTGCTTGCCCTGCGCGCCACGCTGAGCCAGGTGGGGAGTGGCCGGATGCTGCGCACCGTCTGCAGTGGTGAGTGCTGGCTCCTTGGCCGGGGTcacaggggcaggggctggggtggcctTTGATGCCTCCATGTGATCTCAGAGGGAACAGGGTGGGCGTCAGCCCACAGCGAGGTCAGGCCTTGTTGATCCCAAACCGCCGTGAGCGTGTAGAATGAGTGGGGGAAGCccgggaagggaagggaagggaagggaagggaagggaagggaagggaagggaagggaagggaagggaagggaagggaagggaagggaagggaagggaagggaagggaagggaagggcagggcCTGCAGAGAGAGATGCTGGAGGCGAAGGGGCCattgaggaggagaaggtgcgatggggaggaggagagaaacagtgGGCTGTTTGAATCCAGACACCTCCAGAGCAGAGATTGCCCTCAGATCCAGATCTGGtcctgggctgagccctgccaaGCTTGGGACTGTCCTTAAAGCTGGTTCGGGCGAGGGTGCAAGGTACCGGCCCTGCTGCAGACTCTCACatgctcccttttcctttctcctggtgCAGTTCTGGAGCAATGGTCAAAAGGAGTCAACACGTACTTCTGCAACCGGGAGCAATGCCCCTTCCCTTGCGAGGGGGTAGCACAGTTCTGTGAAGCCATTTACCCGGTCTTCCGCTACGCGGCGGTACATTGGCTGGactgcaaggaggaggaggtgagaagtgctgctttccacgCCTGGGGCCACAGCGGGGATGTCCACTGTGTCGGATGTCGGTGGGTCCGTCTGTGCCCAGCGGGGTGCAagcagaggggtgaggggagggggctCCCTGACGGGAAGCAGCTGAGTCCTggggcctttctgcagggagggctggggtaCCAGCGTGGGGAAACGCTCCCTCTCCTTTGGAGCgggcccttctgctgcagggcacaagggaaagggaaacccctctCAGTGGGAAGGGCAGACTGGTGTCCAGGGGATACTGAGCACTAGGCAGATCTTCAGCCCTCCAAAcagagcctctcccttccctcttcaggaCAAGCAGGCTGTCCTCAGGGCTGTGGCTGCCATGATGGAGGTCCTTCTGCATGAGGAGCAGTACCGTGAGCATGCCTGGGAGCATGTCCTCTGGCTCCTGCACCGGTATCAGGAGGTCCGAGACACCTCCCGGGTCACCGAGGTGAGGTGTTGCGCAGGGTCCAgcgtggctgctggggtgggtctgCGCGAGTGCCACGAGGcgctggggagctgtggggtgccaggaggagctgggaagcccttagagaaggaagagggagagcagaggaggcctgAGGCTTCCTGGGCTCTTTGGGCAAGAAAAGAGGGGGCCAGGAGGCAGGCAAGAGTCCCTGGGGCTTGTCTTCTCAGGAAGGGAGGCATTGCCACCACCCTAGGGCTCTGTGCATGGGAAGAGCTTTGCCCTAATGcccagggccatgtccagtcCCAACCAGTGAGGGGCAAAGTCTGATGATGAGTGGGAAGTGCCAGGAAACTGAGTTGTCAACAGGGGgctctgttcagaggaaagaCACCCTGTCGATGCGTCTCTGAGGGGAGGGCAAACAAGAAGCCCTGTGcaggagggtttggggttttctctCGGTGCTGCTGTTAGGGACTGCCCTTATGCCAGATGTGCTGggtttcttctttcccaagTGCCTTTAGGTGGctttagcctcctcttcctcccctatTCTCTTGTAGAGCCTCAGCTATGTCCTGGAGATGCTGGAGGCAGTTCAGACCCCAATACCACAGGGCACGGCTCTTGCCATCAGCACCGCTGTGCACCGCCAGGTAAGGGGAGCCTATGCCCAGTCGTTGGCCTGAGGCCCACACACGTGATTGCCATGGAGGGGAAAGACCTgccagctggcagggcagggcagggcagggcagggtgtccTTCTGCCGGGACCTTCCTGCAGGCCAGGAGCACGCCAGGATGTATGATCCAGGTGCCACCTTAAGGCTGCAGGATGCCTGATCCCGCCTCTTTGgaaggggctgaggggcagCCCAGTTCCCACAGCAATCTCCCTCTCAGCCCAGTTGCAGGAGGACTCTGGAGCACCAGCAGCCTAAGGGCAGCCTTGCGACACCGCTCAGCCTCAgctcctgggcagccagggctgctgcaaagctctgtgtgtgcccggggccaCCGTGGGGTGGGCTGGGTTTTGGCTGTGGGTCCCGtgcccagggagaggagagcggAGAGCACCGTTTCATTTCAGTCCCTCTTAACACTATTGCAACTTTCTCTAAAACGGACCTCGTTCCCACAGCTCTCTGATGTGACCAAGGAGCCTGGCCTGGCCCATAAGGCAGCACTGTCCCGCTGCATCACGCTTCAGGGTAAGGAGAGAAGACTGGGCGATGCCCTGCCATGCCATGGCAGCTCCCTCCCTGtcctgggtggtgggggggcagctgcctgctaaTGCAGAATGccatttcttccctgcagcacgaATGTGCCCCGAGGAGACGGTCATGTTTCTACACTCCCAGCTGAGTGGTGGGACTGAGGCCGGTCgcgtggcagccctgggcctgctGGGAGCGCTGGCCCACTCTGACGGTCAGTGCCAAAGGAGCTGCAAAGAACGGGTCCCCCAGCCGAGCTGACGCCCCGCGACAGGGCTCGAGCTGTTCCCCGGCAGTTAGAAATGGCGGCACAGCAGGGATGATGCCCCAAGCTCAGTAACACGGGCAGGCTGGTAGGCGGGCAGGTGGGCTGGTGCgcacaggagctgcttgtaCCCATGCTGTTTCTCTCATCCTCCTCTGTGTTACCATATTACCATAGCTTTCAGTCCCTATAAACCAGCTGTGCCTCTAGAAACGGAGTGACTCTGGCTACgctgctgcctcctgtgaagtcagAATCAGGCCCCGCTTTTCTGTCCCGTTGGTGTGTGAAAAACTTGGAAGCTTCCGCCATCGGGGCTCTGCCTCAACGCACACCTCTCCAtatctcttccagcacctgcagtgagagagaagctgccccAGGTGGTGGAGGCCATGGGGTCAGTGTGCCATGACCCCAgtgcccaggtgagctggtttgggaaggGACGATGccaccaggggaggcagaggaagcctttccctcagggcagagctggggtgcctggggagcgCCGGCGCATTGCCCAGGCGGTGGGTGATGGCTCctccctggggagagctggcagagtggaGCGGGGAGGtcactgtgctctctgggacAAATGCACATCCAGCCTGGTGCTAAAGCCCAGCCCTGATGCCAGGAGCGAAAGCTTCTGCCGTGTGCTTGTCACCTCTCCGCGAGCCACAAAGGCTGCCCCCAAGCAAAGGTGGCTTCCCTTTGGGTTTTGAACAGGAGGACCGTAACCACGCTCTCCCCTGGCAGGTGCGGAGGGCAGTTCTGGAGTTCAtccgggagctgctcagctccggatcccagagctgctgggcatgggatgtggtggggcacATCTTCATCGAGTTCAGCCGGAGCTCGGGCAGACTGGTAAGGGCAGAGCGGGACAGCCGGGGCTTTGACCGGTGCCTGGACTGTGCTGAGAGCTCCTGCAGGCATCCTTGGCCATGGAGAGCTCCACGCTGCAGGGCCATCAGCGCTGGCACGGCCGTCAGAGCGGCCTCCAAATGGCCGTTCCTCCTGGGCGTCTGTGCTGATGTCGGTGGAAATGTCAGTGGATGATGTGGGTTTGCACCCGGGCGTGCCACCCGGGACTGCGgggctgcctgcgcaccccacgggctgagctgtgcccacaCGTGCCTTCCGCAAAGCCGCCTTGCAAAGGGAGGGGCTTGTAGGGACAGGACATCCTCCATCCTTAAACGCTGATGGACAATCAGAAAAACACGGCCAGTGCAGACACATGGGCCGGGCTAGAGGAACTTTCTGTGGTGTTCTCGTGCTCTGGCCCTCCAAAGCACACCCTGCCCGTCCGATAACAGTCTGGGGGCCCGCATCCCTTCTGGCAAGGGGACAGGCCGTTTGGCAGTCCTCACCTCTGCTTTAGTGGCATGACAGCAGCATTTGGGCCCTGGGATCTGGGCAGACAAGCAGCAGCGCTGTCTGTTCCCAGGCTTCCCAGTCCTTCCCAGGGTCCGGGACCTGGTCCTCGAGCTGGCTCCAGCTGTCCTTGTCCTCCTTGACCCAGGAGGTCAGTGCTCCTGAGAGGCTGGCACAGGAGTACTGGTGAGTCGTGCCTGAGCCTTGTCGGTCGGGAGCTGAGAGTAACGGGGCTTTTGCCAACTCTGTCGtacaggtggcaggaggcctttTTCCCTGGGAAACGCAGGAGGATGGAGCTCGTCGAGCCCTGTGCATGGACATCCTGGGCTCTCTGGATGTCTCTCTGAGAGGGATGACCAAAGTAAGTtgccctgtgccctgctgctgtggccacttcttgccttcaggacatttttcctcatgctCTCCCATGCCCTGAACCTCTCCCCTCATGTGTGCTGAAGTGCACAAGGCTCAGGGAAACACAGACTGCCCTTTTCGTCTTCGAGCTGAGTGGAAATGCCAATACGGTGAATTGccctcttctctgcagctcctgtggccgAGGCTGCTGCAGTACGTGGTGCCAGCCCAGTACAGTGGCATGCTGATCCCGCTCTCCCGCTGTCTCCGAGCCCTAGTTGAGAGGTGGGAGAGAGCAGGgtgcaaggaagaagaggaggagccTGATGCCGTGGACTCCCAGGAGCAAGGTAAGAGCCCCAGTGAGCGCTGCTGGGTTTGGCCGGGGGTTGGGCCAGTCCGTGTCTCCCTGCGCCCCTCCAGGTAAGAGCCCCAGAGAGCTCTGCATTGCCCCTTGCCCGGCGCAGAGGcccgcctctcctgctcgcaGCGCTCTCCTGGTGAGCCGGGGCTCATTCCTGGCCACGCTGGAGCTGCCTTCATCTcatgctgggcagccctggggagcccccAGGCCAGCGCTGTAGCAGCgcagctgctctcagccctcagccctgtgcGAGGCATTGGAGGCGCGAAGGGGCAGGGCACGGTGGGGGCTCGTCGGCTCACCCggcctttcttcctccccgcagcccggctgccggctccccaggCCCTGTTGGCTCGACTGCTGGTGAGTAGTGGGGCCCTGGGGAAAGAGCTTTCCTGgccaggggtggtgggagaGCCTGGGGCAGAGATGCCGTTGAGGCCAGTGCTGGGAGCCCccgaggaggaggcagcatgCCCGAGTCTGCCCGAGCCCGTCAGGGATCCCACTCCTTTTTccgggctggcagcaccccGGGTGAAGGCCTCAGCTGCCGCTGCTGGCTGAGCGGTGCcgagctccctccctccctcctgggagaagctgcggctctggcagcaggagcgacctttctctcctgccctcgccTAGGTGGTGGTGGCGGCTCCTCACAAGAGTGGAGAACGTGCAGtcgctgccttgcagctgctgcaggccctCCACCGCAGGATCCACAGAGCCTTGGGGGCAGCGTGGGCGACTGagatccccctcctgctgcagtcccTGGAAGGTAAAGTGcgtgtggggagggagaggctggagggaagaggggcaggaaaatgcagcttcccagcgtGACGGAGGAGAATTGTCCCCAGTtccccagcacttgctctgctgccttttcccgTCCAGGGAGCCAGCCctgaggctgggggcagccgtcCCCCAGTGTCGATTCGGCCCAGGGGATGGACGGGGCTGGTTTTGTCCCCTTGGCAGCCAGGTCTTGGTGGCACTCCCCCGGCCTGCCCGGGACGGTGTTTGGGGGAGGGACAGGACTGGTGCTCCTGGAGGGGGTGCAGCCCCTGGCTTTGGAGGACCAAGTCTccaggccaggccaggtttGCAGCAGCCGTCCTGGGCAATAGCCTGGGAGAAGGGCTGCAAGTGGGTAAAAAGCGGTGGGtcattaaggagaaaatgtgtgttgCTGGTGCGTGCTGTGACTCAGTGGTTGGAGTTGTTCTGGGAGCTGCAGTCAAGCAGTGGGGATCTGCTGCGGTCAGACAAATGCCcctgggatccctcctgtgtctTGGGCCTCGCAAGGGCTTTGGCATAGCTAGGCCCCTTCTAGGCTGATGGCCTTAGACTTTTGGGAGGTCTGATGGCAGAGGAGACCACCGGGCTCGCCTTTGGTGTGAGCTTAAATAGcagcttcctcttgctttctaggAAAAACCGGGAGCTGCCTGgactctgcagagtgggagcaCCGTGTACTCAAGGTACAGCATCCTTGGAGGGGATGTCACAAATagagggggggaagagggagcagaAGTGGGAGGAAGCTCAGGGCTGCCTGtgtaggcagcaggaggtgggggcaCCTCCTGAGCGCCCTGTGCCTCCCCCTGCAGTAGGTTCCTGCCcgctcagaggagctgctgtctgcacaGGTGCCACGGCTGATGGCTAATGCCCTCTAACGCTGTGGCACACGCCttagcactgcctcctcctctatGTCTGGTGTGCCGGGGGGTCTCACCTGAGGTgttaggagaagagggaggctggtgaaaagagggttgggtggggcaggggaagagtctgCCGTTCCCGGCAGCTctcccccagcagcatcccggGACATGTGAGTGTGGAAAGGGCCCTGACCAAGGGCTTCCTCTCCTGTTCACCCCAGTTCCTGCGAGCGTCGCTGGAGCCCATCGAGGACAAGGCCTGGACTGTGGacctgagccaggagctgagccagcagctgggcagctctgccgccggctcctgggagaaggtgtGTCTCCTGCCCCATGTGGGGGCCGGGGTGCTTTGCCCACGCAGGCGGTttccacttcttcctcttccctggcACCCAAAAGGCGCTTCCCCCTGGCTTGCCTCAGTGGCTGGCTACAGCCTGGCACTGCGGCCGGCCTCGCCTGCTCCCGGGGGCAGTTGGGTCCTCCTGGGGCCAGCCCTCTCCTGACAGGTTGGGCCGTGACCGCATCTTGGGCTTGgcctcttctctttcagcttttcctgtacaaggCTCTTGGGACAGCGCTGGCAGCTTGTCGGGACCTCAGACACGTCCAAGGGCAGGTGCTGAGGTTCCTCCAGGAGACAAACCCCATGGAGCTGTCTGAGGCCCAGGTGAGGTGGTGCTCATGTCCTGAGCATCTGCTGCCTgttcctgggggagagggagggctgctCCAGACCTTGATTTCCCCGTTGCTGCCGTTTCCCCCTTGCTGCAACGTCCTGCCTGGCCGTTGTTGCTGACCACAGCTGagtgcctgggctggagccgactccctgtttctctgtggttgcagggaatgatttctgttgtgtccCACGCTGCCCAGAGCCACTTCCACCTGGTCTTGGATGCGGTGATGATGTTCTCCACCGCCTCCACCAGAGACGGGTTCTCTCAGACTTCCATGGGCTGGAAGGTAAGGGATCCAGGGTTTTGctgtttggctttccttttttggcctTATTTCCACTTctacacctgcagcagccaaacCGTGGCAGCTGCCTTTAGGTTAGCCCTCTTGTAAGAGCTACGCGAGACCTGTGTTTCAGAGGGGATGTCCTGGCATTGGGGCCCCTGAGGTGTCTTTGGAAAGGACGGGGTTTGACACCGGGTGGAtcagagccacccagctggggcagctgcagcggttGCTTGCTTGCAGCCACGTGGCCCCTGACTTAACTTCAGGAGGAGCTGGCAACAAGATGGGGTGGGCACGGTGGGACAGTCTGCCGCTTCCTCTAAGCtgaggctgggagcaggagccTGGCGAGGTctcgctggctctgctccccccacctTGGGGCCATGGGGACGCctttcagggcagggcagggccctgcAGAGAGAGCGGTGCAGCCGggcctggggaggtgagcaGACTGGGCTCATCCGCACCCCTGACGCGCACGGGCTGCACGTCTCTGAGCAGGACCATGACAGGCTGTGTCAGATACCTTGCCACAGAAAGgctccaggcagctccccaACCTCTCAACTCAGTGGtaaaagagccagcagtgtgtgcgATGCTGGCTGCAcctcgtccccatccccatgcgaGAAACCAAGCTGTGGAATGGGAACAGCTCCCAGCCCCGGAGCTTGCAGCTCGAGGAGCagcttggggagctgctgggagatgcccagggaaacaaggagctggggaaggtgcAGGGCAAGgcctgctgcaggagcctgcAGGAGTCTCAGGGCATCTCTGTCAACAcaggtacagcagcagcagcagatggagaGAGCCCAGGCCATTCGCGCTGCTCTCATGCGCACCTACAGCGGCATTGCGCTGCGTgcccccaaggagcagctgctcacccGTGTGGATGAAGAAATCGTGGGCAACAtcctgcagctctccagagctaaagAGAGGGTAGGAGCGTGGGGCACgcagggcagggatgcctgggtgtcccaggtccagcccctcggggctggggtgcaccgagATGGATGGTCTCTTTCTGAAGatctcccaaggaagggtttgtcctcaacgtcCAGAGGCAACCCCgccatgggtttcccctgcccatgctcctcttccacctctcagcccttcaaagagttgaaggggtgctttgctctctttggcctcaggacttgcagctcaagctcgccctggtgcagagcatcactgaggtcagctgtgccatccaggctgtgggcgactgcggcagctttgagctctccttaaaGCAGGAGGCGAcgtggaccttgctggtgagtgcCCGTAGCCAGGGCAATCTCACGGGGGATTTTTGGGCTGCACCATCAGACTCgtttccccagaggcacgatggtctctgggcttcatgcgagctcctggagctgtgtacggagctggtgaggcccctgagtgctggtgctgggtggctgtggctggggagcagggtccctcctgcggtgcctttggggatgtgtgggggtgacggggcagtgtctgcccaggcctGACGGGAGGGCTGTCCAGTGCCCCTGTGCACTGCCAACTCTGcgcttctctctctgggacttgcaggactggataAAGGAGGAGCCCGgggactccctggtgtatggagtgttccaggccctAGGggagttgaggtgaggtctgttccccGGGCTCTGGGGACTCCTggtgtgccccatcccagctggctggggcagccccagtggccttgagcatggggccgggagctgctggggctgtggagtgggagggtgtcccccatgttgggtgtctcccacaggaagggagcccccggggttccttaacctgggggcgggggtttgcctgctgcctgggaggaggcaggaattgctggcgctgaaggcagtgcttgctggcatggggtgggggtgttggatttggggtgCTCAATTAAGAGGAACCCAGCTGTGGTTTAAGCCCCTCTGGAGAGGGCTAGTAAAtcccctttctgttttctcttccttttccctctggccagcaagctgaggccacctctgagcagggaggaaaatcgcaagctgctggcagtgtgctgccagactgtcttgtccttTCCTTCCGAGGAGCGGAtgaaaaagggcaagaagacagtgagggcagctgtgaacatgcaGGTACCCACcggccagtgcctgcccacccctgggtcaggatcccacctcagtgcaccccggcagcccccatgatgcagaacctcagctctcttttcctgctttcagcttttgcACAGGAGAGGCATGGAAGACCTGGGCCATCTCATCGAAACccttctggaggcagaggagacctctgcCGGCTTTGACGACGTGATCCATGTGAGCAGCCATGGGGCAACAGGGAAAGTGTCGCAGGGGCAGAGGGTCGAGGCcttagagggtgttaggagaTGGATACCTTTCCTATGGGAAAGTGGGCTTTGGCTTCTCGCTCTGAGGCTGTGTGTCTGGCCCGGGCCAGGGGatgagctgggggacgggagcgcccggccactgcagcctcaggccaggcagagcagtgggcccTGACGGAGGGaaagcccagagccagccctgagctgggtgagagcagcctgggggaaggctggagcgGGGAGACGCcggcagggaagcagcagctggctcaaggcagaggcggctggagagagcgaggcggtggaggctgcagtgccagtaCTGAGTGGGGCCGGGAGCcatgctgggaaggggccagagaaggagggagggggagagggatctcagggagagaaagatgcctgtggtgagagagatgcaccctgcctcaggtcctgaagggttggctcacctcagccaatGGATGGGAGCGTGAGAGAGCCCTGCGGTTTTGCGCCCATCTGCTGGGAGCTCGCAAGGAGCTATTTGAGCTCATGGTGAGTAGAGCCCCTCCGTGTACCCTggtgcccccttcccaccatTCATGgccccagaagggagccctgcccaactgggtgctgggtttcgGGGCTTCAGGGATTACGGGGCAGGCCTTCTGCCTGCATCTGCCCGGTtgctgctcctggagcagaggcaagcgggtgctggggctgcctgcgacccttttcctgctgctctcccctgcagagaggacgTTCTTGTGAGCAGTTCGGCTCCCTGGTGGGACTGCTGGTGACTCTGACCAGCGACTGCCTGGCCATGTCCTGTCGGAGGGCATGGGTATGCCTTGGCTACCTTCTCCAAATGCAAGGTGAGGAGAGCGGGCActtcccagccttgctcagcctgATTCACCCACTGCTGTCTGAGAGCAGGACGTTGTCACCAAtgctggggactgtcccccTCCATGTCTGTCCCCCTCCATGTTCAAGGAGAGACAGAGGGTGGTCAGAGAACTCGCTCGGATGAGGTCCCTGACGTTTCAGAGGGTGCCTTCCCCCTCGCTCCCTGCCTtgagcctggagagacaggcagctccCTAGGCAGTCTCCAAACTCATCGCTGCCAGGCAAGAAATATCCTGCCAAGcacaagagaggaaaccaatttgttgcccagagcaaactgggcagggaggagggatcTGAGCTGCAGGCCCAGAGCGTGCTGCAAAGGTCCGCCTGTGCTGAGGTAGTCCCGGGGaggtttcctgcctcccagagacGATGGTGGCCTGTGCGTGAACAGGGGGTGCAGCtgctaggagcagaggctgctgaaaccctgaagccccagcaGAAGGTTCCCAGAGgaagagggctctttccagccggGGATTTGTCAGCCATTTATCAGGCTCGGGAAATCCTGCTGCACTGAGTTCAGGAGGGCCCCGGGTTTTCCTGTGGCCTTCACTGCCACCCCTTGGGTTCTCCTTTAGCAGTATCTAGGGCCAGAGGTTGCATTTCTGTAGACGTGactcctcttttctcctggtGTTTGTTCCAGCCAAGACCATGAAGGCGGTGtttcaggcagatgagatcaggtgcctggctgaggagctgaacagcccgGACACTGAGATTCCGGTGGAGACCTGgaccaaaatagcaaaggtaactggccccaaaacagcggggtgggggcccagctcctgggctcctgcatgtctccctgctcccctccagagtcTCTTGCTggctccagagcaagctgtccagaTCGCTTAGCCGCATTAGATGTAAACAGCACCGTgtgcacagcagaggaaaaagtgattgcctCCTCCGTGACTGCCGAACTAACAGTCCCgtcaagttttctttcctttctgaattgctggagcagagctgtgacatggtctttcctgtttctgacttctctccaggctgtttgcaaatgcatcccTCTAGCGCAGGCTACGGACTTTCTGACCGCTGTCCGGGACAGATTGCTGCATGTCACACCCACACGTGCAAGAGCAGTGCAGAAGTGGGTGTTTGTCTTCCTGGAggaatgcagaaaggaaatactcCAGGAGGTAAAGGagatcttttttcccatttcactttgtcttttctcctgtcgGCTGTTGCACTGCAGcctgtgcagttggcatgggctcaagaaacaccacctgtgtgccgagccgaggggctACTGATGGTCTGAGCCGGGCATtagcaactgctgctggggtctgctccagctggtgacaAGGATATGGGCACTTCTTGTCCAAAGTCTCCCGTTGTCCACGTCCTTCCCACGAGTGAGGCACTAGGAGGCACCGACCTTgccgttcctccccttcctctggggtcactgtcagtcctccctgccctgggactcACTTCACCctgctctttcttccctgctccccaaTTCCCTCtactctgagctttgctgggcatGCCAGGTTTTCCATAGGTTGCATACTTGTTCATTGCTGTCGCTGCTTTCCATGTGCGACTgtggtgtttgcttttgctcttgcatcgctacaAACAGGTGGGGTGAGGTATTCAAGTGTTGGGTGTGAAACGTGTctgtgtcctctgtgtgcacaagggCACGCAGCTGCTCATACGGTTGGGCCCAGGCCCATGCGAGTGAGTGCACGCATGCctgtgcgtgcgtgcgtgcgtgcgcACAATTGCCAAGAGCACATCCAgctccagacgtgagccagggtcaggcagggtggaaggggtgaggtttcgagctaggtctggactcaagggagcaggcactgctcatgtgctgaatgactgtgtctgggccccgcaggaggggaTAAAGGATACACCGaacccttctttctcctcttcttccattcaggtgccaaaaatcctgaagaccctttgcacctacatgcagcagagcacccacaggcccttcctGCTCCGGGCCCGCTTTCACCAGGAGCCCCTCATCAGCAGTCTCCTCCAGAAAGGTCTGCCCATGGACAGGTACGTGCACTACCCGCTTCCCCGCTGTAGTCAGAGACCCTGCAGCTTGCTTGCCCTGGGGTGGTCCAGTTGAGAAGCaggactttttttcctgcctgaacAGTCTTGAGTGTTGCAAGCCTGCATGCTTGTGTCTCTGCCGTGAGTGGGGCGTCGTAAGCCCCATTGCGGATGAGGAGGTTTGAGGGCACTGCAGGACTGCGAGGATACGGGCTCAGGGGTGAACGTCTCTTCCCTTGCAGTGACACGGTGGAGCTGTGGAGGACCCTGGGGAGAAGCACCATTGTGATTCAGGTCCTGAGGTGCTTAGTGGAGAAACtaaacagagcaggaaacaaCCGCCTGTGGACTTGCTCTTGCGCTTGTGAGCAGCACAGTCATCAGACTGTTCTGGAGACTGTGATGGTACGTTCAACGGCAGAcatgtttctgcagctttgcaccTGCTAACTCTTACTTCGGCATGAGGGAG encodes:
- the LOC132317898 gene encoding maestro heat-like repeat-containing protein family member 2B, whose protein sequence is MRAAQGVTGDMKRAASDVLVALARSHFHFVMPELQSHLKAMGKVPDEIVLLTLGKMARSYALRCIPFVRMTLLALRATLSQVGSGRMLRTVCSVLEQWSKGVNTYFCNREQCPFPCEGVAQFCEAIYPVFRYAAVHWLDCKEEEDKQAVLRAVAAMMEVLLHEEQYREHAWEHVLWLLHRYQEVRDTSRVTESLSYVLEMLEAVQTPIPQGTALAISTAVHRQLSDVTKEPGLAHKAALSRCITLQARMCPEETVMFLHSQLSGGTEAGRVAALGLLGALAHSDAPAVREKLPQVVEAMGSVCHDPSAQVRRAVLEFIRELLSSGSQSCWAWDVVGHIFIEFSRSSGRLVAGGLFPWETQEDGARRALCMDILGSLDVSLRGMTKLLWPRLLQYVVPAQYSGMLIPLSRCLRALVERWERAGCKEEEEEPDAVDSQEQARLPAPQALLARLLVVVAAPHKSGERAVAALQLLQALHRRIHRALGAAWATEIPLLLQSLEGKTGSCLDSAEWEHRVLKFLRASLEPIEDKAWTVDLSQELSQQLGSSAAGSWEKLFLYKALGTALAACRDLRHVQGQVLRFLQETNPMELSEAQGMISVVSHAAQSHFHLVLDAVMMFSTASTRDGFSQTSMGWKVQQQQQMERAQAIRAALMRTYSGIALRAPKEQLLTRVDEEIVGNILQLSRAKERDWIKEEPGDSLVYGVFQALGELRRGMEDLGHLIETLLEAEETSAGFDDVIHRGRSCEQFGSLVGLLVTLTSDCLAMSCRRAWVCLGYLLQMQAKTMKAVFQADEIRCLAEELNSPDTEIPVETWTKIAKQSTHRPFLLRARFHQEPLISSLLQKGLPMDSDTVELWRTLGRSTIVIQVLRCLVEKLNRAGNNRLWTCSCACEQHSHQTVLETVMITRAISEVVVALRDMEEFRQLLPHLLPSLLRWASEMLDEERLLSPLGEGWRQLFLEGQVLEEKPCRIFLSAIELVLGKCMAQTWMQRLMDQSVWARLEDALAHPEGVRLLTSVLLQAGLVSPWLVKNLLPWLGSCSVKLRVTATAFFAELSGLQDNKEPRVRQALEESLHDTWPQPAPRS